The genomic DNA GCTAGAACCAGACTCTGGGCAAATAGCCGCAGATAAAGAGCTAAAAATTGGATTTTTAAAACAAGATATAGACTTTGTATTTGGTAGAACTGTTTTAGAGGAATCTTACGAAGCTTTTACAGAAATTAAAGCATTAGAAGCTAAAATGGAAACTATAAACCAGCAACTAGCAGAGCGTACAGATTACGAAAGTGAAAGTTATAATCAATTAATGATTGATTTAAACGAAGTACAACACCAGTACGAAATTATAGGAGGTTATAATTATCAAGGTGATACAGAAAAAATACTTCAAGGTTTAGGTTTTAAGCGTGAAGATTTTAATAAACTTACAGATACTTTTTCTGGAGGATGGCGAATGCGAATAGAATTAGCAAAGTTACTACTTCAAAATAATGATGTTTTATTGCTGGATGAGCCAACAAACCATTTAGATATAGAATCTATAATCTGGTTAGAAGGCTTCTTAAAAAGTTATACTGGAGCAGTCGCTATTGTAAGCCACGATAAAATGTTTTTAGATAACGTTACAAATCGTACTATAGAAATATCTCTTGGACGTATTTACGATTACCCAAAACCTTACACAAAGTACTTGGTATTAAGAGAAGAGATTAGGACACAACAACTAGCATCTCAAAAAAACCAGCAAAAACAAATAGAGCAAACCGAAAAACTAATTGAAAAGTTTAGAGCAAAGGCTTCTAAAGCAACAATGGCTCAATCGCTTATTAAAAAATTAGATAAAATAGATAGAATTGAGGTAGATGAAGATGATAATAGCGTTATGACCTTAAATTTTCCTGTATCAATAACACCAGGAAAAGTTGTAGTAGAGGCAAACAATATATCTAAAAGTTATGGTAAAAAACAAGTGCTATCAAGTGTAAGTTTAATGATTGAGCGAGATGCTAAAACAGCTTTTGTTGGTCAAAACGGACAAGGAAAAAGTACACTAGCTAAAATATTAGTTGGCGATTTAGAGCATGAGGGCAATTTAAAACTTGGACATAACGTTCAAATTGGATATTTCGCACAAAATCAAGCCGAATATCTTGATGGTAATAAAACCGTTTTAGATACCATGATAGATGCGGCAAATGAAACTAACAGAAGTAAAGTTAGAGACATTTTAGGATCATTTTTATTTAGAGGTGAAGAGGCAGAAAAATACGTTCGTGTACTTTCTGGTGGTGAGCGTAATCGTTTAGCGTTAGCAAAATTAATGCTACAGCCATTTAATGTGTTAATTATGGATGAGCCTACAAATCACTTAGATATAAAATCTAAAAATGTTTTAAAAGAAGCACTTCAGCGTTTCGAAGGAACATTAATATTAGTATCTCACGATCGTGATTTTCTTCAAGGTTTAACCTCTACAGTCTATGAATTTAAAGATGAAAAACTAAAAAAATATCTTGGAGATATAGATTATTATCTGGAAAAACGAAAAGTAGATAGTTTACGCGAAGTAGAAAAGCGAACTGTAGTTAAAGAACAACCAAAAGAAACTAAAAAGCAAAGCTACGAGGAGCAGAAAAAACTAAAATCTTTAAATAATAAACTAAGCAATACAGAGTCTAAAATAAACCAGCTTGAAAAAGAGATAAAAGAAATAGATGTAGAGTTAGCTACTAATTATGACGAAACCGTAGCAAAACCAAACTTTTTTGATAAATATCAAGCTAAAAAAGATGAACTAGCTAAGTTAATGGATGCTTGGGAAGCTATAACCATAGAACTAGAAGAGTACGCATAAGCTTTTTAAGATTTTTTTAAGATTGTTAGACTAAACTATAGGCTAGATTTGTAGTCTAAGTATTTTAACCGTCAACCAAATGCGTAAAATTATTCTTATTATAATTGGTATTGCACTAATTATTGTTTCATTTTTCATTGCTAAAAGTTTAATAGCAAACAAAAACAAACCAAAACCTGTAGTTCCTAAAGTTGTTAAAACAGTATTAATAGACACTGTTAAAAACACTACAGTACCAATTGTAATTTCTGCCAACGGAAACCTTACCGCAAAGCAAAGAGTAGAATTATATTCTGAAGTTCAAGGCATATTTAAATCTGGTAGAAAACTTTTTAAACCTGGTCAAGAGTATAATAGAGGAGAAACTTTAATAAGTCTTGATGCCGCAGAATATTACGCGAGTGTACAATCTGCAAAAAGCAATTTATATAATAGTATTGCAGCAATAATGCCAGATTTAAGATTAGATTTTAAAGATGTTTACCAAAAATGGCAAACCTATTTAAATAATTTCGATTTAAATAAAACCACTCCAAAATTACCAGAAGTATCAAACGAGAAAGAAAATTATTTTATAACAGGTCGCGGTATTATAAGTGCTTATTATAATGTAAAAAACTTAGAACAGCGTTTAGCTAAATATAGAATTACAGCACCATTTTCTGGAATATTAACCGAAGCTTTAGTGACTGAAGGTACACTGGTGCGAAACGGTCAAAAACTAGGAGAGTTTATAAATCCATCTGTTTACGAAATGGAAGTTGCTATTAGCAAATCTTTTGCAGATGTTTTAAAAGTAGGAGAAAATGTAAGTTTAAATAACTTAGATAAAACAAAAACCTACTCAGGAAAAGTCTCAAGAATTAATGGAAGTATAGATGCTACAACACAAACTATAACTGTTTATATAGAAGTTAAAGATAAAGACTTAAAAGAAGGCATGTACTTAGAAGCTAATTTAGATGCAGAAAAAGTAGAAAATGCAATAGAAATTGATAGAAACCTATTATTAGATAGTCAAGAAGTGTATGTAATAAATGATAGTTTGCTAGATGTGATAAAAGTAAAACCTGTCCATTTTTCTAACGAAAAAGTGATTTTAAAAAATATTCCAAATGGCACTATTTTATTAAAAAAGCCAGTGCCAGGAGCTTATGCAGGTATGCGAGTGTCTCCAGCAAACAGTAATACAACTGCTAACGAAACCGTTCAATAATGAAAAAAATAATTGAATACTTTATTAGGTATCACGTTGCAGTAAACGTTATCATTCTTGCTTTTTTTGTATTTGGAGTAATAGGTGCATTATCTTTAAAATCATCTTTCTTTCCTTTAACAGAATCAAAAATAATTAATGTTTCAATTAC from Lacinutrix sp. 5H-3-7-4 includes the following:
- a CDS encoding efflux RND transporter periplasmic adaptor subunit, with the translated sequence MRKIILIIIGIALIIVSFFIAKSLIANKNKPKPVVPKVVKTVLIDTVKNTTVPIVISANGNLTAKQRVELYSEVQGIFKSGRKLFKPGQEYNRGETLISLDAAEYYASVQSAKSNLYNSIAAIMPDLRLDFKDVYQKWQTYLNNFDLNKTTPKLPEVSNEKENYFITGRGIISAYYNVKNLEQRLAKYRITAPFSGILTEALVTEGTLVRNGQKLGEFINPSVYEMEVAISKSFADVLKVGENVSLNNLDKTKTYSGKVSRINGSIDATTQTITVYIEVKDKDLKEGMYLEANLDAEKVENAIEIDRNLLLDSQEVYVINDSLLDVIKVKPVHFSNEKVILKNIPNGTILLKKPVPGAYAGMRVSPANSNTTANETVQ
- a CDS encoding ABC-F family ATP-binding cassette domain-containing protein, with amino-acid sequence MLNIHNLSISFQGEYLFEDITFKLGNGDRVGLIGKNGAGKSTMLKILSKELEPDSGQIAADKELKIGFLKQDIDFVFGRTVLEESYEAFTEIKALEAKMETINQQLAERTDYESESYNQLMIDLNEVQHQYEIIGGYNYQGDTEKILQGLGFKREDFNKLTDTFSGGWRMRIELAKLLLQNNDVLLLDEPTNHLDIESIIWLEGFLKSYTGAVAIVSHDKMFLDNVTNRTIEISLGRIYDYPKPYTKYLVLREEIRTQQLASQKNQQKQIEQTEKLIEKFRAKASKATMAQSLIKKLDKIDRIEVDEDDNSVMTLNFPVSITPGKVVVEANNISKSYGKKQVLSSVSLMIERDAKTAFVGQNGQGKSTLAKILVGDLEHEGNLKLGHNVQIGYFAQNQAEYLDGNKTVLDTMIDAANETNRSKVRDILGSFLFRGEEAEKYVRVLSGGERNRLALAKLMLQPFNVLIMDEPTNHLDIKSKNVLKEALQRFEGTLILVSHDRDFLQGLTSTVYEFKDEKLKKYLGDIDYYLEKRKVDSLREVEKRTVVKEQPKETKKQSYEEQKKLKSLNNKLSNTESKINQLEKEIKEIDVELATNYDETVAKPNFFDKYQAKKDELAKLMDAWEAITIELEEYA